One genomic segment of Plasmodium cynomolgi strain B DNA, chromosome 14, whole genome shotgun sequence includes these proteins:
- a CDS encoding small GTPase Rab2 (putative) has product VGKSCLLLQFTDKRFRADHDLTIGVEFGARLINLDNKQIKLQIWDTAGQESFRSITRSYYRGAAGALLVYDITRRETFNHLNRWLDEVRQNSNPHMAIILVGNKCDLERREVSAEEGAQFARQNGLIFLETSAKTAKNVEEAFIYTARKIYDNILEDVYDLSNESYGIKYGPTNQYSRVKLDMPSMPESRSSFSCC; this is encoded by the exons GTTGGAAAAAGTTGTCTTTTATTACAATTTACAGACAAGCGATTTCGAGCTGATCATGATTTGACCATAGGTGTAGAATTTGGGGCGCGACTAATCAATTTAGACAATAAGCAAATCAAGCTTCAAATATGGGACAC CGCCGGCCAAGAGTCCTTTAGATCCATAACACGGTCATACTATCGGGGAGCAGCGGGGGCCCTATTAGTTTATGATATTACTCG ACGAGAAACGTTCAACCATCTAAACAGATGGCTAGATGAAGTGCGACAGAATTCAAACCCGCATATGGCTATCATTCTGGTGGGGAATAAATGCGATTTGGAGAGAAGAGAAGTTTCAGCTGAGGAAGGGGCGCAATTTGCTAGACAAAATGGattaatatttttagaaACCTCAGCCAAAACGGCGAAAAATGTGGAAGAA GCCTTCATTTACACCGcaaggaaaatatatgataacaTCCTGGAGGACGTGTATGACCTAAGCAACGAGTCATACGGAATTAAATATGGGCCCACCAACCAATACTCAAGAGTGAAATTAG ACATGCCCTCAATGCCGGAATCAAGATCATCCTTCAGCTGTTGT
- a CDS encoding hypothetical protein (putative) has product MQYYGSRYRKKLTFYNKRKKMLWKQLSKVPNMLLGKRGLRKAVLRFREIKRALKFIFKLICRGNIHKLLNRVTTKTVKLWAKCVNNSNAITKLCNEYYKISGLKIPICDFFFKNKMISTKMEKYNIATTRCYKKNTNNRVTNKTSKRTHESMCSSNPNDHYIIELYNETHIQTPFNGSFLSKNNDSTCESNYNSTQSSDCGRTNENEDLSSNSYLDNDMPSFETLEYDEDEVNESIKNCYLYNGYVNATTYKNSEEYKFLNHHLNEEKNKCVDIAIDVSPQSYYDEQLEREKDKREACSQSEKEEDSDQTDAEIKHTQRKKRKRKNKIYEIYNSETTMTQNMYCENYLNENYSSSYDCSSERSDDNMSANDFTDSDFDDNYFDDVCENDFVCNYSIYSYEAIQNVQDESITCALQAYTL; this is encoded by the exons ttaactttttaTAACAAGCGTAAGAAGATGCTGTGGAAACAGCTTTCGAAGGTGCCGAACATGTTGTTGGGAAAGAGGGGCTTGCGAAAAGCAGTCTTAAGGTTCAGAGAAATAAAGCGAGCActtaaattcattttcaaGCTGATATGTAGAGGTAACATCCACAAATTGTTAAACAGAGTGACAACCAAAACTGTAAAATTGTGGGCGAAATGTGTAAATAATAGCAACGCAATCACGAAGCTGTGTAATGAGTACTACAAGATTAGTGGTTTAAAAATTCCCATCtgtgatttcttttttaaaaataaaatgatcagcacaaaaatggagaagtaTAACATCGCAACAACAcgatgttataaaaaaaacacaaataaCAGAGTGACAAATAAAACAAGTAAAAGAACACATGAAAGCATGTGCTCATCAAATCCAAATGatcattatataattgaGCTATATAATGAAACACACATACAAACACCATTCAATGGCTCGTTTCTTTCGAAGAATAATGATTCTACGTGCGAATCGAATTATAACAGCACGCAGTCAAGCGATTGTGGAAGAACgaatgaaaatgaagactTAAGCAGCAATTCATATTTAGATAATGATATGCCATCTTTCGAAACCCTAGAATATGACGAAGACGAAGTGAATGagagcataaaaaattgctaccTTTATAATGGCTATGTAAATGCAACTACGTATAAAAATTCCGaggaatataaatttttgaatCATCacttaaatgaagaaaaaaataaatgtgtagATATAGCAATTGATGTATCTCCACAAAGTTACTACGATGAGCAActtgaaagagaaaaagacaAACGAGAGGCATGTAGCcaaagcgaaaaggaagaagattCGGACCAAACGGATGCAGAGATAAAACACACACAgagaaagaagcgaaaaagaaaaaataaaatatacgaAATTTATAACTCAGAAACAACAATGACGCAAAATATGTACTGCGAAAATTACTTAAACGAGAACTACTCCTCTTCGTATGATTGCTCCAGCGAACGCAGTGATGATAACATGAGCGCGAATGATTTTACGGACAGCGATTTTGATGATAATTACTTCGACGACGTTTGCGAAAATGACTTTGTGTGTAACTACAGCATATACAGTTATGAAGCTATTCAAAATGTTCAAGACGAATCAA tTACGTGTGCTCTACAGGCATATACACTGTga